One stretch of Thermanaerosceptrum fracticalcis DNA includes these proteins:
- a CDS encoding ACT domain-containing protein, translated as MGIDQTKKFYMVSKDILPEAILKTAMVKELLARGEVLTVNEAVERVGLSRSAFYKYRDGVFPFYQASKEKIITVSLILEHRPGILSNVLNAVAHFKGNILTINQGIPLQGVANATLSIDTAEVLGDLEELIYKLQQISGVKKVEIVGQS; from the coding sequence ATGGGAATTGACCAGACAAAAAAGTTTTATATGGTAAGCAAAGACATCCTGCCGGAAGCCATCTTAAAAACGGCTATGGTGAAGGAATTATTAGCCCGTGGTGAAGTTTTGACCGTGAATGAAGCTGTAGAACGTGTGGGCTTAAGCCGCAGTGCTTTTTACAAGTACCGGGACGGTGTCTTCCCATTTTATCAAGCCAGTAAGGAGAAAATTATTACAGTTTCTTTAATACTGGAACACAGGCCTGGCATCCTGTCCAACGTTCTTAACGCTGTAGCTCATTTTAAAGGAAACATTTTAACCATTAACCAGGGGATACCTTTGCAAGGGGTTGCCAATGCCACGTTAAGTATTGACACAGCAGAGGTTTTAGGGGACCTTGAAGAGTTAATCTATAAATTACAGCAGATTAGTGGTGTAAAGAAA
- the spoIVA gene encoding stage IV sporulation protein A has protein sequence MERIFRDLAERTGGDVYLGVVGPVRAGKSTFIKKFMDLLVIPNIKDVYDRERAIDELPQSGAGRTIMTTEPKFVPNEAVEIQVKEGLSVRVRLVDCVGYTVPGAKGYEDELGPRMVNTPWAEEPMPFQEAAEMGTRKVIADHSTIGIVVTTDGSITDIPRENYLEAEARVIEELQAQNKPFVVVLNSLHPNNVETIELAQELENLYGVPVLPIDVAQLSEGAILQILEEALFEFPVTEVNVSLPKWIEELDSEHWLRQKFETAVHDTISIVRRLRDIDQAIEVLAQMDFVEDVVLDNMDMGTGAAAIEMTAKAGLFHEVINEVTGLKIEGDHDVLRLMKELSAAKREYDKVAEGLVQVHETGYGVVNLLSEMHLEEPELIKQGGLFGVKLKASAPSLHIIRTDITTEITPLMGTEKQCADLARYITEKFQENPSQIWSYDIFGKSLHDLVKENIQGKLQEMPENTQAKLKETLRRIVNEGSGGIICIII, from the coding sequence GTGGAAAGGATTTTCCGCGACTTAGCCGAACGAACTGGGGGTGATGTGTATTTAGGTGTAGTCGGACCGGTTCGTGCCGGCAAATCGACTTTCATTAAAAAGTTTATGGATCTCTTAGTGATACCCAATATCAAAGATGTTTACGACAGAGAAAGAGCCATCGACGAATTACCCCAGAGTGGCGCCGGCAGAACCATCATGACTACCGAGCCTAAATTTGTGCCCAATGAGGCTGTAGAAATCCAGGTGAAAGAAGGACTCTCCGTAAGAGTGCGTTTAGTTGACTGTGTGGGTTATACAGTGCCCGGGGCCAAGGGTTATGAAGATGAGTTGGGCCCACGTATGGTGAATACTCCTTGGGCGGAAGAGCCCATGCCCTTCCAGGAAGCAGCCGAGATGGGAACACGGAAAGTGATCGCTGACCACTCTACTATAGGTATCGTTGTAACTACCGATGGCAGCATCACTGACATCCCACGGGAGAACTATCTTGAAGCAGAAGCCAGGGTTATTGAAGAATTACAGGCCCAGAACAAGCCCTTTGTGGTTGTCCTGAACTCTTTACATCCCAATAACGTGGAGACCATAGAACTGGCCCAGGAATTAGAGAATCTTTACGGGGTTCCTGTACTGCCCATAGATGTAGCACAGCTCAGTGAAGGAGCTATTCTTCAGATCTTAGAGGAGGCCCTCTTTGAATTCCCGGTAACAGAAGTTAATGTAAGTTTGCCTAAGTGGATTGAAGAACTTGACAGTGAACACTGGCTGCGCCAGAAGTTTGAAACAGCAGTGCATGATACCATCAGCATTGTGAGGAGACTCCGTGATATCGACCAGGCTATTGAGGTTTTAGCCCAGATGGATTTTGTGGAGGATGTTGTTTTGGATAACATGGATATGGGTACGGGAGCTGCAGCTATTGAAATGACAGCCAAAGCCGGTCTCTTCCACGAGGTTATCAATGAAGTGACTGGCTTAAAAATCGAGGGTGACCACGATGTCCTCCGGCTGATGAAAGAACTGAGTGCCGCCAAACGTGAATACGATAAGGTTGCTGAGGGATTAGTTCAAGTACATGAAACTGGTTACGGTGTAGTTAATCTTCTTTCGGAAATGCATCTGGAAGAACCGGAGCTTATTAAACAGGGTGGTCTCTTTGGTGTGAAATTAAAGGCCAGTGCTCCATCCCTGCATATTATTCGCACCGACATCACAACGGAAATTACGCCTCTTATGGGCACGGAAAAACAATGTGCTGATCTTGCCCGTTATATTACGGAAAAATTTCAGGAGAACCCCTCACAGATTTGGTCCTATGATATTTTCGGCAAATCCCTCCATGACCTGGTGAAAGAAAACATCCAGGGCAAACTGCAAGAGATGCCGGAAAATACACAAGCCAAATTAAAAGAAACCTTGCGGCGTATTGTCAACGAAGGTAGTGGGGGCATAATTTGTATCATCATTTAG
- a CDS encoding NAD(P)H-dependent glycerol-3-phosphate dehydrogenase has translation MADVAVLGAGSWGTALAVLLAKKGFKVNLWGRNSEQIDSLNRARENLHYLPGVVIPHGVTATSDLGESIDSAKYIVLSVPSHSIRELCRKIVGLIEEETVIINTAKGLETDSLKRLSQVIEEELSVKKPHIAVLSGPSHAEEVGRDIPTAVVAGAHKRQVAEEVQDLFMSPKFRVYTNPDLIGIELGGALKNVIALGTGIADGLGFGDNTKAALITRGVAEMARLGVAAGANPLTFAGLTGIGDLVVTCTSMHSRNRRAGIQIGQGIPLEEVLANMGMVVEGVKATAAAFALSKKYGVPMPITTETYHVLFENKKPKEAVVDLMLRMKTHEVEEVVTNLKW, from the coding sequence GTGGCAGATGTGGCTGTTTTAGGGGCTGGGAGTTGGGGGACGGCCTTAGCTGTACTACTGGCCAAAAAGGGTTTTAAGGTGAACCTGTGGGGCAGGAACAGTGAACAGATAGATTCCTTAAATCGTGCACGGGAAAATCTTCATTATTTACCGGGAGTGGTTATACCCCATGGTGTCACGGCTACCTCTGATTTAGGGGAAAGCATAGATAGTGCAAAATACATAGTGCTTTCTGTTCCTTCCCACAGCATCAGGGAACTCTGTCGTAAAATCGTTGGCCTTATTGAGGAAGAAACCGTCATCATTAATACGGCCAAGGGGTTGGAAACAGACTCCCTCAAACGATTAAGCCAGGTGATAGAAGAGGAATTAAGCGTAAAAAAACCCCATATAGCAGTGCTGTCAGGTCCCAGCCATGCGGAAGAAGTAGGAAGGGATATTCCTACGGCTGTCGTTGCCGGGGCCCATAAACGACAGGTAGCGGAAGAAGTCCAGGATTTGTTTATGTCGCCCAAATTCCGGGTTTATACAAACCCGGATCTCATTGGTATTGAACTGGGCGGGGCCTTAAAAAATGTCATCGCTTTGGGGACAGGGATTGCAGACGGGTTGGGTTTCGGCGATAATACTAAAGCCGCCCTGATTACCCGTGGTGTAGCGGAAATGGCGCGGTTAGGCGTGGCGGCAGGGGCCAATCCCTTAACCTTTGCCGGGCTGACGGGCATCGGAGATCTAGTGGTGACCTGTACCAGTATGCACTCTCGTAACCGCCGGGCAGGTATACAAATAGGCCAGGGAATTCCTTTAGAAGAGGTCCTGGCTAACATGGGCATGGTGGTAGAGGGCGTCAAAGCCACAGCGGCAGCTTTTGCTTTAAGTAAAAAATATGGTGTGCCCATGCCCATTACAACGGAGACCTATCATGTACTTTTTGAGAATAAGAAACCAAAAGAAGCAGTGGTGGACCTGATGCTCAGGATGAAGACCCACGAAGTGGAAGAGGTAGTAACCAATCTCAAATGGTAA
- the plsY gene encoding glycerol-3-phosphate 1-O-acyltransferase PlsY: MELFVAVISGYLVGSVSFGIILTKLLRGVDIRQYGSGNTGMTNVMRTIGKGPAMLVLLGDALKGAVSVGIGLSLGSTVYAVIAGLAAMAGHTYPLFHGFRGGRGVATGFGVILTLTPDVTLIALSIFLLTVFLSRYVSLGSILAALSVPLTMTILQKPLPILLFGVLGAGFVIYRHKANIKRLVNGTEYKVGEK; encoded by the coding sequence ATGGAGTTGTTTGTGGCAGTGATCTCCGGTTATCTGGTGGGTTCTGTTTCCTTTGGCATTATCCTTACTAAGTTATTGAGGGGTGTGGACATCAGGCAGTACGGCAGTGGCAACACGGGTATGACCAACGTCATGCGAACCATCGGCAAGGGCCCTGCTATGCTGGTTCTGTTAGGTGATGCTTTAAAAGGAGCCGTTAGTGTTGGGATAGGATTAAGCTTGGGAAGTACCGTGTACGCGGTGATAGCTGGGCTGGCTGCCATGGCCGGTCATACCTACCCGCTTTTTCACGGTTTTAGAGGCGGCAGGGGCGTAGCCACAGGGTTTGGGGTAATTTTAACACTGACCCCGGATGTGACCCTTATTGCCCTGTCTATCTTTTTGTTAACGGTTTTTCTCAGCCGTTATGTATCTTTAGGCTCTATTCTGGCGGCTTTAAGCGTACCGCTCACTATGACAATTTTACAGAAACCCTTGCCTATTCTTCTTTTCGGTGTACTTGGTGCGGGGTTTGTGATTTATCGTCATAAGGCAAATATTAAAAGACTTGTGAATGGCACTGAATATAAGGTAGGGGAGAAATAA